A stretch of DNA from Fundulus heteroclitus isolate FHET01 chromosome 22, MU-UCD_Fhet_4.1, whole genome shotgun sequence:
CCGGTTATATGCAGGATTCTCGACACGGCTGATGAACAGGGACTCCTGTCAATCCCCAGCTAAGCTGAGACGATCCTGCGGCAGAAGTGATGCATGGAGGATGAGAGGACAGTTGTTGAACAGCCGTGCATCTGGCGAAAGAAGAGACTTTCATTGTTGTGCTAAAAGCCAACCTGATCGTTTGGCTGGACTCCACGGAGCGCCGGCCCAGTCCAGGCGCCGCGTGCAACGCGCGACGTGACTTCAgctgaatgttaatgtgtgaaAAGGGGCTCGCGCCTCGCCCAAAGGACGTTGGATATAATTCCTGAACTTCATATCTATGCTTTTCTTCAAGTTGGTTAATTGCAAACAAGACATGATGAGtcaggggatttttttttcttcttttttttttttatcattcaggGGAATCAGCTCAGTTCactgtggttttattttctctgctgtctgcatttgtgtgtttgagagattttaaaatgaatagcTACTTCGCAGTAGCTGTTTACGCTTgtagacttaaaaaaataaaatgcgagtttcatttttgcagcaGGATACgaaagaggattagggccactcaaaaaaaaaaatttattctgacttttttttttttttttagaattctgagattaaagtcacaagtctgaggaaaaaaaagtcagaattctgagattaaagtcagaattctgagattaaagtcacaaatctgaggaaaaaaaagtcagaattctgagattaaagtcagaattctgagattaaagtcagaattctgagattaaagtcacaagtctgaggaaaaaaaagtcagaattctgaaatTTTTTTCTCAggattctgactttttttctcatgattctgactttttttctcatgattctgactttttttctcatgattctgactttttttctcatgattctgactttaatctcagaattctgagaacaaattcagaattctgactttaatctcagaattctgagaacaaattcagaattctgactttaatctcagaattctgagaaaaaagtcagaattgagtagacttttttttttgagtggccctaatcctcttccatAGCAGGAAGAGTGAGTGCGGTGCCAATTTGCAGAGTGAGTGTAAACGATGCATGAGAGTTTGACGTGGAAAAAAAGGATAATGTttcatagaaaataaataaataaaaacatttgaagaatGTACTAAATGTATGTTGGATTAAAGGATTTCTgtggttttataaaaaaaaaatgcacactgGTGAATCTTATCGCTGCTGTATGACggtgtaaaaacaaatacatttgctgcagaaaaataaaatgacacgAGGGTTCATTTGTTGGCAAGAGATTACTTGGTGTATCAAATCAGAGTACACACATctggtttattttctttatggACCAATGAAGTTCTCATGCTAAGTTACAGGCCACTAGAGGGTGCTGGTGTTCTGTGAATTGTAATCACCATTTTATTCCGATTTTCGCAGGTACACCAGATAGGACATGCTTACCATCACTGTCTAGTGGATGAAAATGTCGTAACAGTATAAGCAGCcattactttattttgtgttagtGGAAATATAGAGAAATCCCGATACAAGTTGAGAGGGAAAGTtccatcttttcaaaatcataAATGTAACGTGCTaaatttaacaaagaaacagaaggggggggaaaaaaagtcaaaccaCAGATCTGAAGTGATTGCTAACCATTTATTGGGGTTAAAAAGTCTATGATGTtcacaaatacattttcttaaGCAAAGAGTCCGACAAGGTGCAAAAACATGCCACTGACAGTTGTGTGGACTTGTGCGGGGTGTGTTGGTAGCCTGGTGTTGCAGCAGTCCAATCAGCTGCCGTCTTTGGCTGTGCTCAAACTAAAACCTTTAGCTTTGTGGGTTATAACTGCACATGCGTGCACAGCAGCGTCTGTTCGAGCAAAACTCTGACACTGAACTAATAGAgtgctttcttcttcttcgtaGGATCAGTGGGCAAAGCTTAGAATTCTCACAAaccgcagcagaagaaaaataaagttactGGTTTCTAAACGCGTCAAACGGGCCATGTTGTCTTTTGATTCACGTGGGGTTTAAAGCCGCAGCGAAACTCCCCAAAAACACTCCAGCGGTCAAACTGAGGGAATGGGAATCTGGTGTGCTGAGGTGCTGTCGAAGTCTTGCAGGGCGTCTTGGTGAGTGTGGTAGTGCATGGCCACGTACGACTTGACGAAAGCAAACGTCTGGGAGCCGACAGGCTGCAGGCTGGTGGGGGAACTGGGCCCTGCCGAGGGGCTGCTGTTGTATATGCTGTAGTACGGCTCGATGCGGGTGTTCATCGGCGTAGACGTGCTTGGGAGGCGAGGCTTCCGCGCCCCGGTGGCCCTCGGGCTACTGTCACACTCCCTGGAGCGACTGGGCCCGCACGCCTGGTCCACCAGCCTCCTGGGCGGCTTCGGCGAAAGCACGTACGCCGAGTTGGTTTCGTGGTGGGAGGATTTGTTGCGATTGACTTCCAGGCTGCCCTTGCCCATTGCGTGGAGTCGAGTCTTTTGCTTGCAGCAGAGGATGCCCAGTGCCGCCCACTGAACACAGCAGAGCACGCGGCGGCGCAGGCCTGCGCTGTTGCGCGAGTACACGAAGGGGTTGATGCCCGATTTGAGAAAAATGAGCACAAATCCGCACAGCTCGAACTGGTAGTGGGTAAAGTTGCTTTTTGGTGACAGAACGTCCTGCGCCAGTGAAACCCCCATCGGCAAGCAGCAAAGCAGGACGGAGAAGACAATCACCACACAGGTGACAACTGCCTTTGAGTCTTTGGCTGTGGCTAGGTTGACAGAGGAGACCATCTGACAGCAGGTGGCTCCTTGGGCCGCTCCTGGGACTACAGGCTGGCCGATCCTGTTTGCATAAGCGTGCGTCTGTACGTTCTGCAGCTTGTTGTACGTTTGGTTGCGGTACAAAGGAGGGCCTTGAACGGCACACTGCATGCTCTCAAAGCCCGCCGCAATCAGAGGCGCAGGCTGGGGCGGGCACGTGGCATCCACGCTGATGAtgggacatttcctcacttgtGCGTTTTTCTTCAACGTCCTAGCGATCATCAGGTAGGACACGGAGACGACGGAGACGCAGAACGCAAAGTCCGCCAGGTAGACGTACAGCACGACCCTGGCCTGCCCGCTTCCGAGTCCAAAGTGTGGCAAGCAGGGGCCGTCTCGGCGCGGGTACGCCCGCATGGTGAGGAGAGCGGCCATGGTGAAGCTGGAGGTCCACAGGAGGGCGGTGAGGGCCAGCGTGCAGAGGAAGGAGGCGGTGCGGTTGGGCTGCTGGCCCAGAACCATGCGGAGCCTGTGCAGGGCGATCACTGCCACCGTCTCCAGGGACATGATGATGAAGCCCGAGCTGGTCAGGTGGAAGGCGAAGCAGAAGCTCTTGGACACGCCGTCGCCCGCGCCCGCGTCCAGGAAGAGCACCAGCGCGAACATGGGGGCCGTCACGCAGCAGATGAACAGGTCGCAGAAGGACAGGTTGAGGATCATGAAGTCGAAGTTGGTGCGGAACTTGCGAAAGGCCGGGTCGAAGAAGGACAGGAACACCACGAGGTTGCCGTACGAGCCCAGGAAGAAGATGAAGACGAGGAGCAGG
This window harbors:
- the gpr75 gene encoding probable G-protein coupled receptor 75, encoding MNNTLSPSDLVDMPRQPSFNGTGGIQAPSGWAVIHTATLTFCSLLLVFIFFLGSYGNLVVFLSFFDPAFRKFRTNFDFMILNLSFCDLFICCVTAPMFALVLFLDAGAGDGVSKSFCFAFHLTSSGFIIMSLETVAVIALHRLRMVLGQQPNRTASFLCTLALTALLWTSSFTMAALLTMRAYPRRDGPCLPHFGLGSGQARVVLYVYLADFAFCVSVVSVSYLMIARTLKKNAQVRKCPIISVDATCPPQPAPLIAAGFESMQCAVQGPPLYRNQTYNKLQNVQTHAYANRIGQPVVPGAAQGATCCQMVSSVNLATAKDSKAVVTCVVIVFSVLLCCLPMGVSLAQDVLSPKSNFTHYQFELCGFVLIFLKSGINPFVYSRNSAGLRRRVLCCVQWAALGILCCKQKTRLHAMGKGSLEVNRNKSSHHETNSAYVLSPKPPRRLVDQACGPSRSRECDSSPRATGARKPRLPSTSTPMNTRIEPYYSIYNSSPSAGPSSPTSLQPVGSQTFAFVKSYVAMHYHTHQDALQDFDSTSAHQIPIPSV